DNA sequence from the Prosthecobacter sp. SYSU 5D2 genome:
TGATTCAGAAGGGTAAGTTAAGCCCGCCAGGCAAGGCGGGGCGTGATGTTTAGCACAGAGCGTGCAGGGTGCTCGTAAAAATTTCGTTCCCCGTCCCCGCCTCCGAGGACGCACCCTTCACTCCTCCCCCTCAAAATATTCCACCGCTTTCATCTCAAACACCTTCTTCTGCGGCTTCACCAGCCACTTGCCCGAGTCCGGATAATGGATCACATCCGCCTGCGGCTGGTCCGCGATGACCATGAAGGTCAGGTCCTCCTCCCCGTCGTTAATGATCTGATGTGCCTCCCCCGGCGGAAACACCAGGTAATCCCCCGCCCGGATCCCCTCCTTCCCCTCCGCCCCACGCACCTGGCCCCTGCCTGAAAGGATGTAATAAGCCTCCCACTGCGCCGAGTGCTCATGCAGAGGAAAATTCATCTTCCCGGGTGCCACCCGGTGGATCTCCACCTCAAACGGATGCCCCCCGCCCCAAGTCCCCACATCCTTCCCACCCCCCGCCCCCTGCGAAAGCGCCCTTCGCATCACCCCATACTTGCCCTTCGGTGAGCTTTGAGTCGTCCAGGGCAGATCTTCAGCGTGCGTGAGGTTCATGGGCATGAGGATTTACAATGATGAAACGGACCGGCGCTGGCAACCCCTGATAAGACCCTATTCAAACACCCCCAAAACCCGCTGCGACAAATTCCTCTGCGCTTCGTTACCAGCGCTCTCTTCTTAACCCACGCCCCTTCCATGAGCCGCCCCCTTTTCCTCCTCGCCCTCAACAGTCTACTGCTCCTTTCCACTGCGCTCGCCGCTCCAAAAGGTGTCTCTACCAAAGTGCCGCGCTTCCCTGAGGACCTCAAAATCATCAACAACATCGTCTTCAAAGAAGCCGGTGGCCGAAAGCTGGACCTCATGCTTTTCCAGCCTGCGGAGAAGAAATTCGAAAAGGCCCCCCTCGTCGTTTACATCCACGGCGGCGGCTGGGGCGGCGGTGACAAATACAAAGTTCTCCGCCAGGACATCATCGGCGTCGTCCGCAGCCTCAATCAGCATGGCATCGCCTGCGCCAGCATCGAGTACCGCCTGGTGGACGGAAAACCCACCACCGCCAACGATGCCGTGGCCGACTGCAAAGACGCCGTCCGTTTCCTGGCCCGGCATGCTGCCGAATACGGTCTCGATCCGGACCGCATCGGCACCTTCGGCTCCTCCGCCGGCGGCCATCTCACCCTTGTCACCGCCCTTGGCCAGGAGGCTGATTATCCCTGCGATCCCACCATCTCTGGCCCGCCTGTCCAGGTCCGCTGCGTGGCCTCGTATTATCCCCTCGTCTCCTTTGTGGATCGCGAGCTCATGAAGGGCAGCAACTTTGAGCGCCCCCAGCGCCTCCTCCCCCTCCTCGGCGGGCCGCTGGAGGAAAAACGCGACCTCGCCCTGAAGCTCAGCCCCATCGAGCTCCTCCGCCCGGGCAGCCCGCCCATCTTCGTCGCCCATGGCGATGCCGATGTCGTCCTCAACCACAGCAACGCCCTCGCCCTCCGCGATGCCGCCACCGCCAAGGGCATCCCCATCGAGTGCCTCATCTCCAAAGGCGCCGGTCACGGCTTTAGTGGCGACAACATCCAGCCCGCCCTCGCCGAAATCCAGGCTCGTACCGTCGCCTTCTTACTGAAGCACCTCGAGTAGCACCGTTGGGTCCCCACTGGCCTCCCGAGCGCGGCCCCAGGCACTGTGTTCCTCCCTAGAAGCCTGGCACCAGCTCTCTACTTCATTAATGATATATTATATTATCTAACATCATATTTGTCTCCCGCTCCAGAAACATGCACCTCAATTCCTAAATCCGCCCTTGATTCTGCCGCGTACCGATTACATTAGAATCATTCCAATTCTAATTCTAACCTAACTATGGCGACCCCATCCCCACGTTCTACCCCCAAGCCCAGCGGCCTGGACTGCCGTCTGGCCGTGCTGGGCACCGATGCCCGCCTCACCCCGCACCGGCGGGAAGTTTTCCAGGCCCTGGCTGAGTCCAACGACCACCCCACTGCCTACGACCTCTTTGCCAAGGTCAAAGAGCGCTCTCCCAGCATCTCCCTGGCCACCGTCTATAACTGTCTCGAACACCTGACCAGCCACGGCCTCATCCGCCAGGTCCAGCTGGAGCGCGGTCAGTCCCGCTACTGCGCGAATCTGCACGAGCACGTCCACTTCCACTGCGAGACCTGCGGCAAGGTCATTGACGCCCATCCTGCCGCCGACTTCGACCCCGCCAAATTCTGGAACCTGCCCACCGGCACCAAGGTCACCCGCATGGACATCGCCATCCACGGCACCTGCTCCGCCTGCGTCAGCAAATCATAAATTATAAATCGTAAGTCATAAATTTTCCCCTCCCTCATGTCCCTCGAAATCAAAGCACTCCACGCCCAGATCCCCGGCCGCGAAATCCTCAAAGGCCTCAACCTCACGATTAATCCTGGTGAAGTTCACGCCATCATGGGCCCCAATGGCTCCGGCAAAAGCACCCTGAGCAAGGTCCTCTGTGGCCACGAAGACTACGAAGTCACCGGCGGCGAAGTCCTCCTGGATGGCGAAAACATCCTGGACATGGCCGTGGATGCCCGCAGCCGCGCCGGCCTCTTCCTGGCCTTCCAGTATCCGCATGAGATCCCCGGCGTCAGCAACGCCAACTTCCTCCGCGCCGCCCTCAAGGCCCGCCTGCCGAAAGGCGAGGACATTGATGCCATCAAATTTTACAAGCAGCTCTATGCACGCATGGACCAGCTGGAAATGGACCGCAGCTTCACCGGCCGCAGCGTCAACGAAGGCTTCTCCGGCGGCGAGAAAAAGCGCAACGAGATCCTCCAGCTCATGATGCTGGAGCCCAAGTACGCCATCCTTGATGAAACCGATTCCGGCCTCGACATTGATGCCCTCAAGGTTGTCTCCCGCGGCGTCAACGCCATGCGCAGCGAGAACCGCGGTTTCCTCGTCATCACCCATTACCAGCGCCTGCTGAACTACATCCAGCCCGACATCGTCCACGTCATGATGGACGGCCAGATCGTCCACACCGGCGGTAAGGAACTCGCCCTCAAGCTCGAAGAAAAAGGCTACGACTGGGTCAAGGAAGAGCTGCTCGCGGCTGCCTAACCAATTTGATGAACGAAGAGATTACAGCTTCAATGCCTTTTGATTCTCCAACAATGTTGGCGGGTTACAAATGGCACAGACGTCGCTCCTCAGCATTTGGCTGGCCATTTTGGGTGGCTGTTGCATTGGTTGTTATCTCCACCGTTCCCTCAATTCTCAGCCAGGGTAAAATCCAAATGTTCCCGCAGTATTGGTTTTTGGTGGGAGCCGCGATCTTAATAGCATTGGTTTATTGGCTGGGGCCGCGAATCTACCTGCGAGGCTTGAAAACTTCTCCATCTTTCGCAACTACGGTGTCATACCAGTTCAGTGATGAAGGATTATTGGTGAGAATGCCACTAGGAGAGGGGAAGTTTGATTGGGACTACTTCATTGAGAGTATCTCAACACCTGATGGTGCTATGATTTACAGTCACAAAAGAGCCTTCAACTGGCTCCCCAAAACCGCCTTCGCCTCCGAGGCCGACTACAATCGCTTCCTCCAGCTCATCGCCGAAAAGACCAAGCATTCCAAAATCGGCTGAACTGAACACTGAAAACTAAACACTGAAAACTTTCTTATTATGGTCACCGCCCCAGACAACGACATTTCCGACATCAAGGTTGATAGCGTGGGGGACTTCACGTTCCCTGAGCGCAACAAATTCGACTCCGGCTTCGGCATCACCGAAAAGACGGTGGACTTCATCGCCGATGTCAAAAACGACCCGGACTGGATCCGCGAGTTCCGCCACAAGGCGCTCAAAATCTTCCAGAGCAAGCCCATGCCCACACATTGGGCCACCAAGGACCTGGAGAACATCAAGTTCGACGAGTTCCGCTACTACCTCTCCGACGGGCAGAAGCCGAAGCGTTCCTGGGACGACGTGCCAGAGGACGTGAAGCGCACCTTTGACCGCCTGGGCATCCCGGAGCAGGAGCGCAAATTCCTCGCCGGCGTGGAGGCGCAGTATGACTCTGAGGCCGCTTACTCCAACATCAAGGCCGCCGTAGAAGAGCAGGGAGTCATCTTCGTCAACAGCACCGAGGGCCTGCACAAGCACCCCGAGATCTTCAAGAAGTGGTTCGGCAAAGTCATCCCGACGGGCGATAACAAATTTAGCGCCCTCAACAGCGCCGTGTTCTCCGGCGGTTCCTTCATCTACGTGCCTCCGGGCGTGAAGGTGAAGCATCCCCTGCAGGCTTACTTCCGCATCAACTCCGAGCAGTTCGGCCAGTTCGAGCGCACGCTCATCATTGCCGATGAAGGCGCGGAGCTGATGTACATGGAAGGCTGCACCGCCCCCAAATTTGAAACCGCCACCCTGCACAGTGCCGTCGTGGAACTCGTCGCCATGAAAGGCGCAAAAATCCAATACGTGACCGTGCAGAACTGGAGCAGCAACGTCTTCAACCTCGTCACCAAACGCGGCATCGCCCATGAAGATGCCGAAGTGCGCTGGATCGACTGCAACATCGGCAGCCGCCTGACCATGAAGTACCCCGGCGTCATCATGAAGGGCAAACGCGCCCGTGGCGAGGTCATCAGCATCGCCCTGGCCAACAGCGGCCAGCACCAGGACACCGGTGCCAAGATGGTGCACGCAGCGGATGACACCACCAGCAACGTCATCAGCAAGTCCATCTCCATCGGTGAAGGCCGCAGCACCTATCGTGGTCTGGTCCACATTCCCAAGCACCTCAAAGGCTGCAAGAACAACACCGAGTGCGATGCCCTGCTGATCAACACCAACAGCCGCACCGACACCTACCCCGCCATCAGCGTGCGCGGCAACCAGCACTCCACCCAGCACGAAGCCAGCGTCAGCCAGGTCAGCGCCGACCAGATCTTCTACCTCATGCAGCGCGGCCTCAGCGAAGCCGAAGCCATGAGCCTCAGCGTCAACGGCTTCATCAACGACCTCGTCAAAGAGTTCCCCATGGAATACAGCGTCGAACTCAAGCGCCTCATTGACCTCGAAATGGAGGGCAGCGTGGGGTGATGGACATGCTCTCGACTATGGTGACTGTCCCAGATGTCTTTTACGCGGTTTTCATTACCCAGCTGCCGCTTTGGATAGGATTGATTGTCTTCATCTGGGGCTTTCGCTTAGTTCGTAGTTTGCGTGACCGCCTGGATACCATCGAAGATAAACTTGACCAGCTTTTGGTTATCCAGCAGACGAAATTCACAACAGAAAGACCTGGTTCCGCAGGGCATCCCTGACCTGGACTTTATCACCAGACCACCCGTATGTTCGAGAAGAGCGACCAACAATTTGCCAACGCCGCCAAGCACAAGTCGGTGCGTCGGCAATTGTTGGCCAGTCTTCAAGCACGGCGGAAGCACTGTCTGCCGGTGCTATTCTCGATAAGCGCGGCCGCTGTTGGGCTATTGATTGCGCTCGTTATGACCACCCAGGTTTCGTGGTCCTCTTCTTGGTTAGTCCCGGGACTTTTAGGGTTCGGGCTGCTCTCTTTAATCGCTGTCGCCATCTCCGAAACCAGCCGCTTTTTCGCTCTGGACACCCAGATCAAAGTCATGCGCATGATGGAAGTGGCCAACGGTCAGGCCGAAGCCGAGCCGTTATTAGAGTCCTTCAATCCCTAAGCTCATCGTCATGCTAGCCCAGCTTCTCCAGCACGAAAATGATTCCCGCCAGGCGCGCGGTGATCAGGCCGCGCGTGCTGCTTTGATGGCCAGCTTGCAGCGCCGCAGCCGGGCCGCTTATCGGACTGCCATAGTTCTTCTGGGAGCCGCGATGATTCTTCTGGTGGTGCTCATGGTGGCCTTCACAGGGGAGTCCAACAGCCAAGGCCTGGATCACCCGGTGATGCGGGTCCAGATGCCCTTGTTCGTGCTGGCAGCCGTCGCCTGCGGAGCCTCCTTTCAAAAATGGCAGGCGCTGGAACAGCAGATCCATTTGCTAACGATTATCAATGACCTGGCAGCCCAGGTGGAAAGCCTCAAACAAGGAGGTGCTGTATGATGCAGCGCAGCCATTCCGCAACTTCCAGACTTTCAATCGTAAGGCCAAATCATGGCCCGAGCTTCACTTTTTCATTCTAGCCAGAAATCATTCATGCCCGCCACTCTTTCACCCACTCCCAAAC
Encoded proteins:
- the sufC gene encoding Fe-S cluster assembly ATPase SufC; protein product: MSLEIKALHAQIPGREILKGLNLTINPGEVHAIMGPNGSGKSTLSKVLCGHEDYEVTGGEVLLDGENILDMAVDARSRAGLFLAFQYPHEIPGVSNANFLRAALKARLPKGEDIDAIKFYKQLYARMDQLEMDRSFTGRSVNEGFSGGEKKRNEILQLMMLEPKYAILDETDSGLDIDALKVVSRGVNAMRSENRGFLVITHYQRLLNYIQPDIVHVMMDGQIVHTGGKELALKLEEKGYDWVKEELLAAA
- a CDS encoding YcxB family protein, with the protein product MNEEITASMPFDSPTMLAGYKWHRRRSSAFGWPFWVAVALVVISTVPSILSQGKIQMFPQYWFLVGAAILIALVYWLGPRIYLRGLKTSPSFATTVSYQFSDEGLLVRMPLGEGKFDWDYFIESISTPDGAMIYSHKRAFNWLPKTAFASEADYNRFLQLIAEKTKHSKIG
- a CDS encoding cupin domain-containing protein — translated: MNLTHAEDLPWTTQSSPKGKYGVMRRALSQGAGGGKDVGTWGGGHPFEVEIHRVAPGKMNFPLHEHSAQWEAYYILSGRGQVRGAEGKEGIRAGDYLVFPPGEAHQIINDGEEDLTFMVIADQPQADVIHYPDSGKWLVKPQKKVFEMKAVEYFEGEE
- the sufB gene encoding Fe-S cluster assembly protein SufB, which gives rise to MVTAPDNDISDIKVDSVGDFTFPERNKFDSGFGITEKTVDFIADVKNDPDWIREFRHKALKIFQSKPMPTHWATKDLENIKFDEFRYYLSDGQKPKRSWDDVPEDVKRTFDRLGIPEQERKFLAGVEAQYDSEAAYSNIKAAVEEQGVIFVNSTEGLHKHPEIFKKWFGKVIPTGDNKFSALNSAVFSGGSFIYVPPGVKVKHPLQAYFRINSEQFGQFERTLIIADEGAELMYMEGCTAPKFETATLHSAVVELVAMKGAKIQYVTVQNWSSNVFNLVTKRGIAHEDAEVRWIDCNIGSRLTMKYPGVIMKGKRARGEVISIALANSGQHQDTGAKMVHAADDTTSNVISKSISIGEGRSTYRGLVHIPKHLKGCKNNTECDALLINTNSRTDTYPAISVRGNQHSTQHEASVSQVSADQIFYLMQRGLSEAEAMSLSVNGFINDLVKEFPMEYSVELKRLIDLEMEGSVG
- a CDS encoding alpha/beta hydrolase yields the protein MSRPLFLLALNSLLLLSTALAAPKGVSTKVPRFPEDLKIINNIVFKEAGGRKLDLMLFQPAEKKFEKAPLVVYIHGGGWGGGDKYKVLRQDIIGVVRSLNQHGIACASIEYRLVDGKPTTANDAVADCKDAVRFLARHAAEYGLDPDRIGTFGSSAGGHLTLVTALGQEADYPCDPTISGPPVQVRCVASYYPLVSFVDRELMKGSNFERPQRLLPLLGGPLEEKRDLALKLSPIELLRPGSPPIFVAHGDADVVLNHSNALALRDAATAKGIPIECLISKGAGHGFSGDNIQPALAEIQARTVAFLLKHLE
- a CDS encoding transcriptional repressor, with the protein product MATPSPRSTPKPSGLDCRLAVLGTDARLTPHRREVFQALAESNDHPTAYDLFAKVKERSPSISLATVYNCLEHLTSHGLIRQVQLERGQSRYCANLHEHVHFHCETCGKVIDAHPAADFDPAKFWNLPTGTKVTRMDIAIHGTCSACVSKS